In Trifolium pratense cultivar HEN17-A07 linkage group LG7, ARS_RC_1.1, whole genome shotgun sequence, a genomic segment contains:
- the LOC123897642 gene encoding elongator complex protein 2-like: protein MHSEVKRVFIGAGCNRIVNNVSWGASGFLSFGASNAVAIFCPKKAQILTTLPGHKAVVNCTHWLPTSKFLFKAKELELHYLLSGDADGVIILWELSLVDGKWRQVSQVPQSHKKGVTCINGIMVSQTEAMFASTSSDGTVCVWELVFPLTSNGDCKLSCLDSFTVGSKSMVALSMAELPGCSGQIVLAMGGLDNKIHLYCGGRTGKFVHSCELKGHTDWIRSLDFSLPVSVNGEVNNIFLVSSSQDKCIRIWKMALRSSMPNGNGIYRKEESSLASYIEGPVLVAGSSSFQISLESLLIGHEDWVYSVAWQPPLVASTKGDAYYQPQSILSASMDKTMMIWQPEKTSGVWMNVVTVGELSHCALGFYGGHWSPNGDSILAHGYGGSFHLWKNVGDDNWLTQKVPSGHFASVTDIAWGRSGDYIISASHDQTTRIYAPWKVDASLQDGEFWYEIARPQVHGHDINCMTVVNSKGNHRFVGGADEKVARVFEAPLSFLKTLSNATLQKSCYSDDDLTNVQILGANMSALGLSQKPIYAQAVHETPDTNGADGLDTFETVPDAVPTVFTEPPIEDQLGWHTLWPESHKLYGHGNELFSLCCDHRGELVASSCKAQSTAVAEVWLWQVGLWKAVGRLQSHSLTVTQMEFSHDDNFLLTVSRDRQFSVFTITRTGTGEISYSLLARQEGHKRIIWSCSWNPHGHEFATGSRDKTVKIWAVDKESSSVRQLMTLPPLTSSVTALSWVGLPNRRNDGILAVGMENGQIELWSLSYNRQDNGSIVVPDFAATLLVRVDPFICHASTVNRLAWRKNEEDHKSLQLASCGADNCVRVFDVTVE from the exons ATGCATAGTGAAGTGAAAAGAGTATTCATTGGAGCAGGATGCAACAGAATAGTTAACAACGTTTCTTGGGGTGCTTCTGGTTTTCTCTCTTTTGGAGCTTCAAACGCAGTTGCAATTTTCTGCCCTAAG AAAGCTCAAATTTTGACCACTCTTCCTGGTCACAAAGCTGTTGTCAATTGCACTCATTGGCTCCCAACTAGCAAGTTCCTTTTTAAAG CAAAAGAATTGGAGTTGCATTATTTGCTATCTGGAGATGCAGACGGTGTTATTATTCTATGGGAACTGTCGCTGGTTGATGGGAAG TGGAGGCAAGTGTCACAAGTACCACAATCACACAAAAAAGGGGTTACATGCATCAATGGAATTATGGTTTCTCAAACGGAGGCAATGTTTGCATCCACTTCTTCAGATGGTACTGTTTGTGTATGGGAACTTGTATTTCCACTGACAAGCAATG GTGACTGTAAATTATCATGCCTGGACTCTTTCACTGTTGGTTCTAAATCTATGGTAGCCCTATCGATGGCGGAACTGCCTGGATGCAGTGGTCAAATTGTCCTTGCAATGGGAGGATTGGATAACAAGATTCACCTTTACTGTGGTGGAAGGACAGGAAAG TTTGTACATTCATGTGAGCTAAAAGGGCATACAGATTGGATCCGGAGTTTGGATTTCTCATTACCTGTATCCGTCAATGGAGAagtaaacaatatttttctggTAAGTTCGTCCCAAGATAAATGCATACGAATTTGGAAGATGGCATTACGTAGTTCTATGCCAAATGGGAATGGCATTTACAGGAAGGAAGAATCAAGCTTAGCATCCTATATAGAAGGTCCTGTACTTGTGGCTGGTTCTTCCTCTTTTCAAATATCCTTAGAATCTCTTCTAATTGGACATGAGGATTGGGTATATTCAGTAGCGTGGCAACCCCCTTTGGTTGCATCCACAAAAGGGGATGCTTATTATCAACCACAAAGCATTTTATCTGCATCCATGGACAAGACTATGATGATATGGCAGCCTGAAAAGACTTCTGGTGTGTGGATGAATGTGGTTACTGTTGGCGAACTAAGCCACTGTGCTCTAGGGTTCTATGGTGGTCATTGGAGCCCAAATGGAGATTCGATTTTAGCACATGGATATGGTGGATCTTTCCATCTTTGGAAAAATGTTGGCGATGACAACTGGCTGACACAAAAGGTTCCCTCTGGTCATTTTGCATCGGTGACTGATATAGCATGGGGTAGATCTGGTGATTACATTATATCAGCCAGTCATGACCAG ACAACTAGAATTTATGCTCCGTGGAAAGTTGATGCTTCTCTTCAAGATGGAGAATTTTGGTATGAGATTGCCCGCCCTCAGGTTCATGGTCATGATATAAATTGTATGACAGTTGTTAATAGTAAGGGGAATCATCGTTTTGTTGGTGGAGCTGATGAGAAAGTTGCTAGAGTGTTTGAAGCCCCGTTATCATTTTTGAAAACGTTAAGTAATGCCACTTTGCAGAAATCTTGTTATTCTGATGATGACTTGACAAACGTTCAGATTTTGGGTGCAAATATGTCAGCTCTTGGGCTATCACAAAAACCTATTTATGCTCAAG CTGTACATGAGACCCCTGATACAAATGGGGCTGATGGTCTCGACACTTTTGAAACTGTTCCCGACGCAGTTCCAACTGTGTTTACTGAACCTCCAATTGAAGATCAACTGGGGTGGCACACACTCTGGCCTGAATCACACAAACTCTATGGCCATGGAAACGAACTATTTTCACTATGCTGTGATCATAGGGGTGAGCTTGTTGCTTCTTCATGTAAG GCTCAATCTACAGCTGTAGCAGAGGTATGGCTTTGGCAGGTTGGTTTATGGAAAGCAGTCGGCCGCTTGCAATCTCATAGCTTAACAGTGACACAGATGGAATTCTCACACGATGACAACTTTCTTTTGACTGTCTCAAGGGATCGCCAGTTCTCAGTTTTTACTATCACTAGAAcag GAACTGGTGAAATTAGTTATAGTCTGCTTGCGAGGCAAGAGGGACACAAACGGATTATCTGGTCATGTTCATGGAACCCACACGGCCATGAATTTGCAACAGGTTCACGTGACAAGACAGTAAAAATCTGGGCCGTAGATAAGGAATCCTCATCAGTAAGGCAGCTTATGACTTTACCTCCACTTACGAGTAGTGTGACAGCATTGTCATGGGTTGGTCTCCCTAATCGAAGAAACGATGGAATTCTAGCTGTAGGAATGGAAAACGGCCAAATAGAATTGTGGAGTCTGTCTTATAATAGACAAGACAATGGAAGCATTGTCGTACCTGATTTTGCCGCTACTCTTCTTGTTCGTGTAGATCCTTTCATATGCCATGCCTCTACGGTAAACCGTCTGGCATGGAGGAAAAATGAGGAAgatcacaagagtctgcaaCTTGCTTCTTGTGGAGCTGATAATTGTGTAAGAGTGTTTGATGTAACGGTTGAGTAA